In Crinalium epipsammum PCC 9333, the following are encoded in one genomic region:
- a CDS encoding slr1659 superfamily regulator, translating to MATQEIKGEDYIVEFDPDSFSVNFQGELSLGGPTDYAPITNLLNEVAESEPETMTLDLRKLEFVNSSGISMLSKFVLSMRKKKGVQLVVLGSNDMPWQGKSLKNLEKLLPGLKLEIE from the coding sequence GTGGCAACTCAAGAAATTAAAGGTGAAGACTACATCGTTGAATTCGATCCTGATTCTTTTAGCGTTAACTTCCAAGGTGAACTTAGCCTGGGTGGACCTACAGATTATGCTCCGATTACCAACTTACTAAATGAAGTGGCTGAGTCTGAACCAGAAACAATGACGCTTGATTTGAGAAAATTGGAATTTGTCAATAGTTCTGGCATCAGTATGTTATCTAAATTTGTTCTGAGTATGCGAAAAAAGAAAGGAGTTCAGTTAGTCGTTTTGGGATCAAATGATATGCCCTGGCAAGGAAAATCTTTGAAAAATTTAGAGAAATTGTTGCCGGGACTGAAGTTAGAAATTGAGTAA
- a CDS encoding DUF6272 family protein has translation MSQIFGNFVESFPPEQDSLELTFTPNSLPIKKRWRSNRLSAHFIADYFSNFLPVDEEDPTHERRIKESKGAVSYVANELLENAMKFNNPTSKFKIKFGIHFIEEFEVTAVIFATNSVNAEGLEKFQRFIQELLSSDPEELYVQQIEKSTEEENSEASGLGFLTMINDYSAKLGWKFEIVQEDPKILTVTTMALVPI, from the coding sequence ATGTCTCAAATATTTGGAAATTTTGTGGAAAGCTTTCCCCCCGAACAGGATTCTTTGGAATTAACCTTTACTCCCAATTCCCTTCCCATTAAAAAGCGCTGGCGCAGTAATCGACTATCGGCTCATTTCATAGCAGATTATTTTTCCAATTTTCTTCCGGTAGATGAGGAAGACCCCACCCATGAACGTCGGATTAAAGAAAGTAAAGGAGCCGTCAGCTATGTGGCTAATGAATTATTAGAAAATGCCATGAAATTTAATAATCCCACAAGTAAATTCAAAATTAAATTTGGTATTCATTTTATTGAAGAATTTGAAGTTACAGCCGTGATTTTCGCTACCAACAGTGTGAATGCTGAAGGGTTGGAGAAATTTCAGAGATTTATTCAGGAACTCTTGTCGTCCGATCCAGAAGAACTGTACGTGCAACAGATAGAAAAAAGTACAGAAGAGGAAAATAGTGAAGCATCAGGTTTAGGATTTTTAACAATGATCAATGATTATTCAGCAAAGCTAGGCTGGAAATTTGAAATAGTTCAAGAAGATCCTAAAATACTTACTGTGACGACAATGGCACTTGTTCCAATCTAG
- a CDS encoding transposase, translating into MAKSKTLSFIAEILLIVDSKQGSELKSRFQAARQLYNACLNEAMVRMELVRKSEVYQTAKKLPREQKKQRSTMFSEARALYRYSDYDLQSYATLVSNKSSWIAKKIDSNTQQTIATRAFRASEKVFFGLAKKVRFKIVSRFRSVEGKSNKQGLRWKDNQLVWGKLKLNPIIDKSNPVIQHGLSCRVKYVRLLWKEINGKCRWFVQLINEGVPYQKPQNYVSNGVVGLDLNISNIAFVSDNHAGLLPFAENVPTFTKEITKLQRKMQRSQRVNNPNNYEADFLAKKGRKAVVKKGKVKKGSRNWKNSNNYRKTAQKKRELERRKTAYAKSQNRKLVNEILRHGNVIKTEKISVKGWQKRYGKAISAKSPGFVQSELKRKAESANGQFITFSTQKTALSQTHLDGTRIKKSLSQRVHRDVTGIVMHRDIFSAYLSRYVNEDDTLSLQDAVNEYPGLESILWSAWQQYQINCEQVSESESRLSHLSLEQFDLKAKTVNQIAVMGEKLTQSLPESTLL; encoded by the coding sequence GTGGCAAAAAGCAAGACTTTATCCTTTATAGCTGAGATTTTATTGATTGTTGATAGCAAACAAGGATCAGAGTTAAAAAGCCGTTTTCAAGCAGCTAGACAGCTATATAATGCTTGTCTAAATGAAGCAATGGTTAGGATGGAGTTAGTACGCAAATCTGAAGTCTATCAAACAGCTAAGAAACTGCCAAGAGAACAGAAAAAGCAACGTTCTACTATGTTCTCTGAAGCTAGGGCGTTATATAGATACTCAGATTACGACCTGCAAAGTTACGCCACATTAGTTAGTAATAAATCCTCGTGGATTGCTAAAAAAATAGATTCAAATACCCAACAAACAATAGCGACTCGTGCTTTCAGAGCTAGTGAAAAAGTCTTTTTTGGACTAGCCAAAAAAGTTAGATTTAAAATTGTCAGTAGATTTAGATCTGTTGAAGGTAAGTCTAACAAACAAGGTTTGCGCTGGAAAGATAATCAATTAGTTTGGGGTAAGCTTAAACTTAATCCAATTATTGATAAATCTAATCCAGTAATTCAACATGGCTTAAGCTGTCGTGTTAAATATGTGCGTTTGTTGTGGAAGGAAATTAATGGCAAATGTCGTTGGTTTGTCCAATTAATTAATGAGGGAGTACCATACCAAAAACCACAGAACTATGTATCTAATGGTGTTGTGGGTTTAGACCTCAATATTTCTAACATTGCCTTTGTAAGTGACAATCACGCTGGTTTATTACCTTTTGCTGAAAATGTTCCAACGTTTACCAAAGAAATAACTAAGCTGCAAAGAAAGATGCAGCGTTCTCAAAGAGTTAATAATCCGAATAATTATGAAGCGGATTTTTTAGCTAAAAAGGGACGTAAAGCAGTTGTTAAAAAAGGTAAGGTTAAAAAAGGCAGTCGGAACTGGAAAAATTCTAATAACTACAGAAAAACTGCCCAAAAGAAACGTGAATTAGAAAGACGCAAAACCGCTTATGCTAAGTCTCAAAATAGAAAATTAGTTAACGAGATTTTAAGACATGGTAATGTAATCAAAACAGAAAAAATTTCAGTTAAGGGATGGCAGAAACGTTACGGTAAAGCTATTTCTGCTAAGTCACCAGGTTTTGTACAATCGGAATTGAAGCGTAAGGCTGAAAGTGCTAACGGTCAATTCATCACTTTTTCTACTCAGAAGACTGCACTATCTCAAACTCATTTAGACGGTACTCGTATCAAAAAATCACTGTCTCAAAGAGTTCATAGAGATGTAACAGGAATTGTTATGCACAGAGATATATTTAGTGCATATCTGAGTAGATACGTTAATGAGGATGATACGTTGTCATTGCAGGATGCTGTAAACGAGTATCCAGGGTTGGAGTCAATCTTATGGTCGGCATGGCAACAATATCAAATAAACTGCGAACAAGTAAGCGAGTCCGAAAGTAGGCTATCTCATTTATCCTTAGAGCAGTTCGACCTAAAAGCTAAAACCGTTAACCAGATAGCTGTAATGGGCGAAAAGTTAACGCAATCTTTGCCTGAATCCACGTTACTTTAG
- a CDS encoding glutamate-5-semialdehyde dehydrogenase has translation METNNYSPAFDPYSAVRSAYQASVELATTKGIERSRGVQAMAQALQKAFDDILEANTLDLEASREMAVPDLLLEWLKLTPERLQTTIQILQRIGELSDPIRRVMNASYQLEHSQTYSQLMPLGVIALIYEAFPDLGAIAAGLCLKTGNSLILRGGSEASHSNSVIAQALKSALDKTGLPVTSLELLPSEQGASIRDLITQDKYINLVIPYGRPNLVQQVVQQATAPVLKSAMGNCYLYWSPNGSLEMARWVITDSHASEPDPVNAIEKVIIHRDQKPSSLIMLWNSLKEKGFELRGDPILCSDFPDQLITAKDAEWSQAYLKKIVAFKVVDSIKSGISWINHYSSGHANCLVTESYQESRQFALGVDSSTIYINSSPRFERNPQRGDAVFLGMSNQKGHRRGLISLETLTTVKQIVQGNGQF, from the coding sequence ATGGAAACTAATAATTATAGTCCTGCGTTTGATCCTTACAGTGCTGTTCGCAGTGCTTACCAAGCTTCTGTAGAATTAGCAACTACTAAGGGTATAGAACGCAGTCGTGGTGTTCAAGCGATGGCGCAGGCGCTCCAGAAGGCATTTGATGACATTCTGGAGGCTAATACTCTAGATTTAGAAGCTAGCCGAGAAATGGCAGTTCCAGATTTGCTTTTGGAGTGGCTAAAACTAACACCAGAGCGACTACAGACAACTATTCAAATTTTGCAGCGAATTGGGGAGTTATCCGATCCGATCCGCCGGGTGATGAATGCTTCCTATCAATTGGAACACTCTCAAACTTACAGCCAATTGATGCCTTTAGGGGTGATTGCTTTAATTTATGAGGCATTTCCTGATTTGGGTGCGATCGCCGCAGGTTTATGCCTTAAAACTGGAAATAGCCTGATTCTTCGCGGTGGTTCCGAAGCCAGCCACTCTAATAGTGTAATTGCCCAGGCGCTTAAGTCGGCATTGGATAAAACTGGTTTACCTGTCACATCTCTAGAGCTATTACCTAGCGAACAAGGTGCGTCAATTCGTGACTTAATTACTCAAGACAAATATATTAATTTGGTTATTCCCTACGGACGACCTAATTTAGTGCAGCAGGTGGTACAGCAAGCAACTGCACCTGTATTAAAGTCAGCGATGGGAAACTGTTATTTGTATTGGTCTCCTAATGGTAGTTTAGAGATGGCTCGGTGGGTAATTACCGATAGTCATGCGAGTGAACCAGATCCAGTTAATGCGATCGAGAAGGTAATTATTCATCGCGATCAAAAGCCTTCTTCTTTAATTATGTTGTGGAATAGTTTGAAGGAAAAAGGCTTTGAACTACGCGGCGATCCTATTTTATGCTCTGATTTTCCCGATCAGTTGATTACAGCTAAAGATGCTGAGTGGAGTCAAGCTTATTTAAAGAAAATTGTCGCTTTTAAAGTAGTAGATAGTATTAAATCAGGAATTTCTTGGATTAATCACTATAGTAGCGGTCACGCTAATTGTTTAGTTACAGAGTCTTACCAAGAAAGTCGGCAGTTTGCTTTAGGTGTTGATAGCTCAACTATTTATATCAATTCTTCTCCACGATTTGAACGTAATCCTCAGCGAGGAGATGCTGTATTCCTGGGTATGTCTAACCAAAAAGGTCATCGACGGGGATTGATCAGTTTGGAAACTTTAACGACAGTTAAGCAGATCGTACAAGGGAATGGGCAATTTTAA